From Carya illinoinensis cultivar Pawnee chromosome 5, C.illinoinensisPawnee_v1, whole genome shotgun sequence, one genomic window encodes:
- the LOC122309433 gene encoding classical arabinogalactan protein 1-like, translating into MAHSGIFILTLLTAMLVSSTIAQSPASSPKTSPPASSPTSPAVTPPVSAPSPQAAAPSPTAVNSPPSLSPASSEAPASPPSSISPPSEAPGPAESGAVSNRLAFVGSVALAVSAGFLII; encoded by the coding sequence ATGGCTCACTCAGGCATTTTCATTCTTACGCTACTGACGGCAATGTTGGTGAGTTCCACCATAGCACAATCTCCAGCGTCGTCCCCGAAGACATCTCCACCGGCCTCGTCTCCCACCTCTCCGGCTGTGACTCCTCCAGTTTCTGCTCCTTCTCCTCAGGCTGCTGCTCCATCTCCGACCGCAGTTAACTCTCCTCCGTCGCTGTCTCCCGCGTCCTCCGAAGCTCCAGCGAGCCCTCCCTCTTCGATCTCGCCACCGTCCGAAGCACCGGGACCGGCCGAGAGCGGGGCGGTTTCGAACCGTCTCGCATTCGTTGGATCTGTGGCTCTAGCCGTGTCCGCTGGGTTTTTGATAATCTAG
- the LOC122311348 gene encoding bifunctional riboflavin biosynthesis protein RIBA 1, chloroplastic-like: MAFINTSSPSTTALSRLQLCKSFNLFNRLHSVNPSLAKRYTADFPLIRLGGKLPLSIKGVGKTGATVISGEGDLLSYANENGVEENNSLIGDQSVGLGIQPDVVAFRTLAADTALTGNGFPIYDEFDMDLPTEGFSSIPEAIEDIRQGKIVVVVDDEDRENEGDLIMAAQLATPEAMAFIVKHGTGIVCVSMKGKDLERLQLPLMVAQKDNDEKLSTAFTVTVDAKHGTTTGVSAHDRATTVLALASKDSKPDDLNRPGHIFPLKYRDGGVLKRAGHTEASVDLAVLAGLDPVGVLCEVVDDDGSMARLPKLRQFAEQEKLKIISIADLIRYRRKRDKLVDRSAAARIPTMWGPFTAYCYKSILDGIEHIVMVKGDIGDGKDILVRVHSECLTGDIFGSARCDCGNQLALAMQQIEAAGRGVLVYLRGHEGRGIGLGHKLRAYNLQDDGRDTVEANEELGLPVDSREYGIGAQMLRDLGVRTMKLMTNNPAKYVGLKGYGLAIVGRVPLLTPITKENKRYLETKRAKMGHVYGLEFNGRLSSLISGNGKQSVSGASNAVSEA; the protein is encoded by the exons ATGGCATTCATCAACACATCTTCTCCTTCAACAACAGCTCTCTCTCGCCTCCA GTTATGCAAAAGCTTCAATTTGTTCAACCGGTTGCACTCGGTGAATCCTTCTCTGGCAAAAAGGTATACAGCTGATTTTCCCTTGATCCGGTTGGGTGGGAAATTGCCCTTAAGTATTAAGGGTGTTGGTAAGACTGGAGCTACAGTCATATCTGGTGAAGGTGACCTTCTATCTTATGCCAATGAGAATGGTGTTGAGGAAAATAACTCTCTCATTGGTGATCAATCAGTTGGACTTGGCATACAGCCTGATGTTGTTGCATTCAGAACACTTGCAGCAGATACTGCTCTTACGGGGAATGGCTTTCCCATTTATGATGAATTTGATATGGATCTCCCTACAGAAGGTTTTTCTTCCATCCCCGAGGCCATTGAGGACATTCGCCAGGGAAAG ATTGTAGTGGTTGTGGATGATGAGGacagagaaaatgaaggagatTTAATTATGGCGGCACAGTTGGCAACGCCTGAGGCTATGGCTTTCATAGTGAAGCATGGAACTGGCATAGTTTGCGTGAGTATGAAAGGTAAAGACCTGGAGAGATTACAGCTCCCTCTGATGGTGGCCCAGAAGGATAATGATGAGAAACTTTCAACTGCTTTTACAGTGACTGTG GATGCCAAACATGGTACAACCACAGGGGTATCTGCTCATGATAGGGCAACAACGGTATTGGCTCTTGCATCCAAAGACTCAAAACCTGATGATCTCAACCGTCCGGGTCATATTTTTCCATTGAAATATAGAGATGGTGGTGTTTTGAAAAGAGCTGGGCATACTGAAGCTTCTGTGGATCTTGCCGTGCTTGCTGGGTTGGATCCTGTTGGAGTTCTATGTGAGGTTGTGGATGATGACGGTTCCATGGCTAGATTACCAAAGCTTCGCCAATTTGCAGAGCAGGAGAAGTTGAAAATTATATCCATTGCTGATTTGATTAG GTATAGAAGGAAAAGAGATAAATTAGTCGATCGCTCTGCTGCTGCCAGGATACCTACAATGTGGGGGCCTTTTACTGCCTACTGTTATAAATCCATTTTAGATGGGATTGAGCACATTGTAATGGTTAAG GGTGACATTGGGGATGGGAAGGATATTCTTGTGAGAGTACACTCAGAATGCCTCACGGGAGATATTTTTGGATCGGCAAGATGCGACTGTGGAAACCAGCTGGCACTTGCCATGCAGCAGATTGAGGCTGCTGGAAGGGGTGTATTGGTGTACCTCCGTGGACATGAAGGGAGGGGCATTGGTTTGGGCCACAAGCTTCGTGCTTACAATCTACAAGATGATGGGCGTGATACAGTGGAAGCCAATGAGGAGTTAGGCTTGCCTGTTGACTCCCGAGAATATGGCATTGGTGCACAG ATGCTTAGGGATTTAGGTGTTCGAACAATGAAGCTAATGACCAACAACCCTGCTAAGTATGTTGGGCTCAAGGGTTATGGTTTGGCGATTGTGGGCAGGGTGCCATTATTAACTCCAATTACAAAAGAGAACAAGAGATATTTAGAGACCAAGCGTGCTAAAATGGGACATGTTTATGGTTTGGAATTTAACGGTCGATTAAGTAGTCTTATCAGTGGCAACGGTAAACAGAGTGTCAGTGGTGCATCCAATGCTGTTTCTGAGGCTTGA
- the LOC122309053 gene encoding classical arabinogalactan protein 7-like encodes MARFSFPSLMVMLVAFSVASTMAQSPAPSPSKSPLASPPTKRLAPAQSPAATTPASAPSPVKTPPTSAPSPTVVTSPPSPSPEASASPPASIAATPSEAPGPAENSAVLSRVGFAGSLGVGVFAAAALLF; translated from the coding sequence ATGGCTCGCTTTAGCTTTCCTTCATTGATGGTAATGCTGGTAGCATTCTCTGTGGCCTCCACCATGGCACAATCCCCGGCGCCGTCTCCCTCAAAATCCCCACTAGCGAGTCCACCAACGAAACGCCTTGCTCCTGCGCAGTCTCCGGCCGCAACGACTCCCGCATCTGCGCCATCCCCTGTGAAGACTCCGCCGACGAGTGCTCCGTCCCCGACAGTGGTGACCTCTCCGCCGTCGCCTTCTCCTGAGGCTTCGGCGAGCCCTCCTGCGTCGATTGCTGCTACACCTTCGGAAGCTCCTGGGCCGGCGGAGAACAGCGCGGTTTTGAGCAGAGTCGGGTTTGCTGGATCTCTGGGCGTCGGAGTATTCGCAGCAGCAGCTTTGCTTTTTTGA